Proteins encoded in a region of the Flavobacterium sp. MDT1-60 genome:
- a CDS encoding vitamin K epoxide reductase family protein, with translation MLKLVQKFLQINRYSDIKNEFKDLFLSHPNYPSLFAITDSLDLLSIENAAIRVPKEQIVDLPANFLAYFQDELILVEKAKNDVRITTEKKGPFKMAYEKFLLDWNGVIVAIEPNNVIARENLKVEYNWLKYSLPLFLLIGLSFFYNTYNLFSLVFLTTSILGFMVSIFIVQEKLGFKNSIISKFCNLSSNSSCNSVMNANEGTQNKLFNFSDLPLIFFGSALISILVSPFNSAIFVGFLSMLAIPIIVSSIWIQKFEIQKWCVMCLVVSLLIFTQSAIWFASDFFTLTFAFESIFPFLFSLVLLVPMWLVAKPMIKNILKSDNSIKDLKKFKRNYSLLNFLSRKVINTNGFDDLRGLNFGNRNAAVKLSVIISPSCSHCNTTFQEAFDLVLKFPDRIFLKVLFNINPENTDNPYKAVVERLLTINRSTPGKTVEAISDWHIKKMNLKKWLKKWHVESVSMMINQEINKQYEWCSKNNFNYTPIKIVNEKLFPNEYELNELKYFLNDYVEDIEILEKIA, from the coding sequence ATGTTAAAACTTGTCCAAAAATTTTTACAAATTAATAGATACTCAGATATAAAAAATGAGTTTAAGGATTTGTTTCTTTCTCATCCCAATTATCCAAGTCTATTTGCGATAACAGATTCGTTAGATCTTTTGTCAATAGAAAACGCAGCAATAAGAGTTCCGAAAGAACAGATAGTAGATTTGCCGGCAAATTTCTTAGCCTACTTTCAGGATGAACTTATATTGGTAGAAAAGGCTAAAAATGATGTGCGTATTACAACAGAAAAAAAAGGGCCATTTAAAATGGCTTATGAAAAATTCCTTTTAGATTGGAATGGAGTAATTGTTGCAATCGAACCAAATAATGTAATTGCAAGAGAGAATTTGAAAGTAGAATATAATTGGTTAAAATATTCTTTACCTCTTTTTCTTTTGATTGGTTTATCATTTTTTTATAATACCTATAATTTGTTTAGTCTTGTTTTTTTAACAACATCTATACTAGGTTTTATGGTTAGTATATTTATAGTACAGGAGAAGTTAGGTTTTAAAAATAGTATAATTTCAAAATTTTGCAATCTGAGCTCCAATTCTTCATGCAATTCTGTTATGAATGCCAATGAAGGAACTCAAAACAAATTATTTAATTTTTCAGATTTACCGTTGATTTTTTTCGGTTCAGCTTTGATTTCAATTTTAGTAAGCCCATTTAATTCTGCAATTTTTGTTGGATTTTTAAGCATGCTGGCTATTCCTATTATAGTATCGTCTATTTGGATTCAGAAATTTGAGATTCAAAAGTGGTGCGTGATGTGTCTGGTAGTTTCGCTCTTAATTTTTACGCAAAGTGCAATATGGTTTGCATCAGATTTTTTTACACTGACTTTTGCTTTTGAGAGTATATTTCCATTCTTGTTTTCTTTGGTTCTTCTTGTTCCAATGTGGCTTGTTGCAAAGCCAATGATAAAAAATATATTGAAAAGTGATAATTCTATTAAAGATCTGAAAAAATTCAAAAGAAATTATTCCTTATTAAACTTCTTGTCCAGAAAAGTTATAAATACAAATGGTTTTGATGATTTGAGAGGTTTGAATTTTGGCAACAGAAATGCAGCAGTGAAACTTTCTGTAATTATTAGTCCGAGTTGTTCACATTGTAATACGACATTTCAGGAAGCATTTGATTTGGTTTTGAAATTTCCGGACAGAATATTTTTAAAAGTTTTATTTAATATCAATCCGGAGAATACGGATAATCCATATAAAGCAGTTGTAGAAAGGCTATTAACAATAAACAGATCAACACCCGGAAAAACGGTAGAGGCAATTTCGGATTGGCATATCAAGAAAATGAACCTAAAAAAATGGTTAAAAAAATGGCATGTAGAATCTGTAAGCATGATGATTAATCAGGAGATTAATAAACAATACGAATGGTGTTCTAAGAATAATTTTAATTATACACCGATTAAAATTGTAAATGAAAAATTATTCCCGAACGAATATGAGCTAAACGAATTGAAATATTTTCTAAACGATTATGTTGAAGATATTGAGATTCTTGAAAAAATCGCCTAA
- a CDS encoding HlyD family secretion protein: MAEDNTTFELRSEEVQDILTKVPHWMIRWGTVLIFAIIFILFFVSWFIKYPDVVNTEIVITTNIPPEKIVSKSSGRIEAILVKNKAIVSKNTTLAIIENTANYKDVFLLKSIVENYNINDSKKAFPFAVLRNSQLGEIESAFAVFQKDYEAEQLNKNLQPFEVENRAQISEKVQIKERLDILQQQKVINESELQLQKNEIARFETLFNKGIISAQEMEAKKLGYLQAQKSYKGLLTSISQLRSSLIDNKKLSQNSQISGTKEEVNLGRSMAQSFYQLKKVIKDWELAYTLKSSISGVVTFLQVWNENQTINSGDNVFSIIPDAKNGFIGKVKAPALNSGKIKVGQKVNIRLANFPDREFGVLKGKIQNISLVPDKDGNLLLDVALPNGLRTSYNKQIVFQQEMKGSAEIVTEDLRLIERILYQFRSVFEQV, translated from the coding sequence ATGGCAGAAGATAATACTACATTCGAATTAAGAAGTGAAGAAGTTCAGGACATTCTCACCAAAGTGCCACATTGGATGATCCGATGGGGAACTGTTTTGATATTTGCCATCATTTTTATACTCTTTTTTGTGTCCTGGTTTATAAAATATCCTGATGTTGTAAATACGGAGATTGTAATTACAACCAATATTCCACCGGAGAAGATTGTGTCAAAATCATCGGGTAGAATTGAAGCCATTTTGGTAAAAAATAAAGCGATAGTTTCAAAAAATACTACACTTGCTATTATTGAAAATACGGCCAATTATAAAGATGTTTTTTTACTGAAAAGTATCGTTGAAAATTATAATATCAATGATTCAAAAAAAGCGTTTCCGTTCGCTGTTTTGAGAAATAGCCAATTAGGAGAAATTGAAAGTGCTTTTGCTGTTTTTCAAAAAGATTATGAAGCAGAGCAGCTTAATAAAAATTTACAGCCTTTTGAAGTAGAAAACAGGGCACAAATTTCTGAGAAGGTTCAGATAAAAGAAAGACTGGATATTTTGCAACAACAAAAAGTAATTAACGAAAGCGAACTTCAGCTTCAGAAGAACGAAATTGCCCGTTTTGAAACCCTGTTTAATAAGGGAATTATTTCAGCTCAGGAAATGGAAGCTAAGAAATTAGGGTATCTTCAGGCTCAAAAGAGTTATAAGGGCTTATTAACGTCAATATCTCAATTAAGGTCCTCTTTGATTGATAACAAAAAATTGAGCCAGAATTCGCAGATAAGCGGCACTAAAGAAGAAGTTAACCTTGGTCGTAGCATGGCACAATCTTTTTATCAGCTTAAAAAAGTTATAAAAGACTGGGAATTGGCCTATACATTAAAATCATCAATCAGCGGTGTGGTTACTTTTTTACAGGTCTGGAATGAAAATCAAACCATAAATTCCGGCGATAATGTATTCTCGATTATTCCTGATGCAAAAAATGGTTTTATCGGAAAAGTAAAAGCTCCGGCACTAAATTCCGGAAAAATAAAAGTCGGACAGAAAGTGAATATCCGCCTGGCGAATTTCCCAGATAGAGAGTTTGGTGTATTGAAAGGTAAGATTCAAAATATATCGCTGGTTCCGGATAAAGACGGAAATCTGCTTTTGGATGTCGCGCTCCCAAATGGCTTAAGGACATCATATAACAAACAAATTGTATTTCAGCAGGAAATGAAAGGAAGTGCTGAAATTGTTACCGAAGATTTACGATTGATCGAAAGAATCTTATATCAGTTTAGAAGTGTTTTTGAGCAAGTTTAA
- a CDS encoding lipopolysaccharide assembly protein LapB gives MFNFVMFPITSTLSKTNSIRLIICLLSFFVFNSALSQQKNTVIEDDYETLKEKIRLYWNISVDRSLLYAEQMAKSTNYEHLAFANGAISCLVQFKDETEKSKKKYKEALFYLNKIPNSNDKKRLTADIYNYGGLAEWSRGNFGLALEKFQDGIKVSSQIGDVKQIIKFKSNIGLINEVVGNYKMAIKYAKECLDFIDKNENQYTKVEIVNKRSNLNLALGGAYESSFMANQDRWQLLDSAAYFYKQTIRYSDVYPYNLTSAKLSLGNIFNWKSEYKNAEKKYFEVVSLSKQNKIYDLLCVAYYDLGDIYLTAKKYNKALLFYQKSDSVAILTNLNEYTYFKSNCYQARIYNILNMPELAHKHSKIYLDRLDKFESKLREETVEVNYKQGADDLTAEMHSIEKKYKQDLFLKRVLNVFYVLLFLGIVFFLIKNIRDKKKTRKRMIAIIEEGQVNKNDINQFDDQPDSIKTKK, from the coding sequence ATGTTTAATTTCGTAATGTTCCCGATTACTTCGACCCTTTCAAAAACAAATTCAATACGATTAATTATCTGTTTGTTGTCTTTTTTTGTTTTCAATTCAGCACTTTCTCAACAAAAAAATACGGTTATTGAAGATGATTACGAAACATTAAAGGAAAAAATTCGACTCTATTGGAATATATCTGTGGATCGTTCATTACTATATGCCGAACAAATGGCGAAATCTACTAATTATGAACATTTGGCTTTTGCAAATGGAGCAATATCGTGTTTAGTACAGTTTAAAGACGAAACAGAAAAATCTAAGAAAAAATATAAAGAGGCACTCTTTTACTTAAATAAAATTCCAAATTCAAATGATAAAAAACGTTTGACGGCAGATATATACAATTATGGTGGATTAGCCGAATGGAGTAGAGGAAATTTTGGTCTTGCACTGGAAAAATTTCAGGATGGGATTAAAGTATCGTCACAAATTGGTGATGTGAAGCAAATTATAAAATTCAAATCTAATATTGGCTTAATTAATGAAGTTGTTGGGAATTATAAAATGGCGATTAAGTACGCTAAAGAGTGCCTTGACTTTATTGATAAAAATGAAAATCAATATACCAAAGTTGAAATTGTAAATAAAAGAAGTAACTTAAATCTTGCTTTAGGAGGTGCCTACGAAAGTTCTTTTATGGCAAATCAGGATAGATGGCAACTACTTGATTCGGCGGCATATTTTTATAAACAAACAATTAGATATTCAGATGTATATCCTTATAATTTAACGAGCGCAAAATTAAGTTTAGGTAATATTTTCAATTGGAAAAGTGAGTACAAAAATGCAGAAAAAAAATATTTTGAAGTTGTGTCCTTGTCAAAACAAAATAAGATATATGATTTATTGTGTGTTGCTTATTACGACTTAGGGGACATTTATTTAACAGCCAAAAAGTATAATAAGGCGCTTCTTTTTTATCAAAAAAGTGATTCAGTTGCGATTTTAACCAATTTAAATGAATATACCTACTTTAAATCAAATTGTTATCAGGCGAGAATTTATAATATACTCAACATGCCTGAACTGGCTCACAAACATTCTAAAATTTATTTGGATAGATTAGATAAATTTGAGAGTAAATTAAGAGAAGAAACAGTAGAAGTAAACTATAAACAGGGAGCAGATGATTTGACTGCCGAAATGCATTCCATTGAAAAAAAATATAAGCAGGATCTTTTTTTAAAAAGAGTACTTAATGTATTTTATGTGCTTTTATTTCTTGGAATTGTATTTTTTCTGATAAAAAACATAAGAGATAAAAAGAAAACTCGTAAAAGAATGATTGCAATAATTGAGGAAGGACAAGTAAATAAAAATGATATTAATCAATTTGATGATCAACCGGATTCTATTAAAACAAAAAAGTAA
- a CDS encoding AraC family transcriptional regulator, whose protein sequence is MRLIISFLLFFVLNIGFSQKKQISEQEYLRLQDKIRLHFNANVDSALVYAYQMEKSNNNKHLAFANGVMSVFFQRKGNTKEAQKRYKAAFYYLEKIPESNEKIQMKSYIYNYGGLAEWTRGNFSKALEDYQTGLKFSTQIGDVKQIIKIKGNIALVNEAVGNYQLSIKNLKFLTVFVDENEGVFTKVELLNYKSNYNLGLGTAYESYFMKNLSKRYLLDSAEYYYKKAINYSQNFVDNKISAQLSLGNLYNWKHDFKSAEKTYYDVIFLAQQNNIIDAVCIANYNLGDIYYTTKKYDKALVFFKKCDSVAAISDTNKIAYLKSNFYQAKIYNILKKPDLAYKHSKIYLDNYELYEAKLSKEALEVNYKQGVDGLAAEMISIEKKYQNDVFLSRGLKVFYVLMFVGIVFLLIKNIRDKNKAHKKMNALIEEFKANIEKKNNTEFEIEEKEELVFEQEEIQLKKENVNLSIDEAKENKIVEKLLALESKHEYLNADFTLPYVAKKIKTNTTYLSYVVNKRFGKSFGEYSNELKINYVINEMITNHMYRKYSTQAIAESVGFKNAVSFAKSFRKRTGVSPAQFASNV, encoded by the coding sequence ATGAGGCTAATCATCTCTTTTTTACTATTTTTTGTTCTAAATATTGGTTTTTCTCAAAAAAAACAAATTAGCGAACAGGAATATTTACGTTTACAAGATAAAATTCGACTTCATTTTAATGCAAATGTCGACAGTGCTCTTGTATACGCCTACCAAATGGAGAAATCAAACAATAATAAACATTTGGCCTTTGCAAATGGGGTAATGAGTGTTTTTTTTCAAAGAAAGGGTAATACAAAAGAAGCACAAAAAAGATATAAAGCTGCATTTTATTATCTTGAAAAGATTCCTGAATCTAATGAGAAGATTCAGATGAAGTCTTATATTTATAATTATGGAGGATTAGCAGAGTGGACAAGAGGTAATTTTAGTAAAGCTCTTGAAGATTATCAAACCGGCTTGAAGTTTTCTACTCAAATAGGTGATGTTAAGCAGATTATTAAAATTAAGGGTAACATTGCACTAGTTAATGAGGCAGTTGGAAATTACCAATTATCTATTAAAAATCTAAAATTTCTTACTGTTTTTGTTGATGAAAATGAAGGTGTTTTTACTAAAGTGGAATTATTGAATTATAAAAGTAATTACAATCTTGGTTTAGGAACAGCTTATGAAAGCTATTTCATGAAAAACCTAAGTAAAAGATACTTACTCGATTCGGCAGAATATTATTACAAGAAAGCAATTAATTATTCTCAAAATTTTGTCGATAATAAAATTTCCGCGCAATTGAGTTTAGGAAATTTATACAATTGGAAGCACGATTTTAAAAGTGCAGAAAAAACATATTACGATGTTATTTTTTTGGCACAACAAAACAATATAATAGATGCGGTGTGTATCGCAAATTATAATTTAGGAGATATTTATTATACGACTAAAAAATATGATAAAGCTTTGGTTTTCTTTAAAAAATGTGACTCAGTTGCAGCAATATCAGATACCAATAAGATTGCTTATTTAAAATCTAATTTTTATCAGGCCAAAATCTATAATATTCTTAAAAAACCAGATTTAGCATATAAACATTCCAAAATTTATTTGGATAACTATGAATTGTATGAAGCGAAATTAAGTAAAGAAGCTTTAGAAGTAAATTATAAACAAGGCGTTGATGGTTTGGCAGCTGAAATGATCTCTATTGAAAAAAAATATCAAAATGATGTTTTTTTAAGTAGAGGTTTGAAAGTTTTTTATGTGTTGATGTTTGTTGGAATTGTTTTTTTATTAATTAAAAATATAAGAGATAAAAATAAGGCACATAAAAAGATGAATGCTTTAATTGAAGAATTTAAAGCAAACATTGAAAAGAAAAACAATACTGAATTTGAGATTGAAGAAAAAGAAGAATTGGTTTTCGAACAGGAAGAAATTCAGCTTAAAAAGGAGAACGTTAATTTAAGTATCGACGAGGCTAAAGAGAATAAAATAGTCGAAAAATTACTGGCACTTGAAAGTAAACATGAATATTTAAATGCCGATTTTACATTGCCATACGTGGCCAAAAAAATAAAAACAAATACAACTTATTTATCCTATGTAGTAAACAAGCGATTTGGTAAATCTTTCGGTGAATACTCCAATGAATTAAAAATTAATTATGTAATCAACGAAATGATTACCAATCATATGTATAGAAAATACTCTACACAGGCTATTGCAGAAAGTGTAGGTTTTAAAAATGCAGTTTCTTTTGCAAAATCCTTTCGTAAAAGAACGGGAGTTTCTCCGGCTCAATTTGCGAGCAATGTTTAA
- a CDS encoding peptidase domain-containing ABC transporter: protein MKKFTHYKQADFKDCGPTCLKIIAKHYGKTINIQDLRDISETTREGSNLLFLSDAAEKIGFRTLGVKLNLERLQEAPLPCILHWNKNHYVVLYKIRKNTYYISDPGFGLIEYNKEDFIKFWIGNNADNMTKEGVALLMEAAPKFYQSEFDKEENKGLGFRLLSQYVLRYRSFLTQLSIGLVASSLLMLISPFLTQSIVDVGIQNQNLHFIYLILFAQLFLFAGKTGLELIRSWILLHLSTRINISLISDFFIKLMNLPISFFDIRMTSDIMQRINDHRRIEKILTTSSLNVLFSMINMVVLGAVLAYFNLKIFLVFFIGSLLYFGWITLFLKRREILDYKRFAEVSQEQSKVMELINGMQEIKLHNAEKQKRWGWEYVQARLFRVSIKGLILEQTQTTGSSFINELKNIFIIFLSAKLVIDGSITLGMMLAISSIVGSLNGPITQLIEFVRELQDAKISLARLSEIHEKEDEIQQEVHQTNEVPIDCDITLKNVSYRYLGSDIPVLDDLNLIIPANKVTAIVGVSGSGKTTLMKLLLKFYEPEKGEVNIGNAQLKNIAQKAWRSNIGAVMQEGFIFSDTIAHNIAFGVDKIDKDRLVYASDVANIKEYISGLPLGYNTKIGAEGVGMSTGQKQRLLIARAVYKNPEILFFDEATSALDANNEKAIMQKLDIFFKNKTVIVIAHRLSTVMNADQIVVLDKGKIIEIGNHSELVEQKGNYFELVKNQLQLGN, encoded by the coding sequence TTGAAAAAATTTACGCACTATAAACAAGCTGATTTTAAAGATTGCGGACCAACATGTTTGAAAATTATTGCCAAACATTATGGCAAAACAATCAATATTCAGGATTTACGAGACATTAGCGAAACAACTCGTGAGGGAAGTAATTTGCTTTTTTTAAGTGATGCTGCAGAGAAAATTGGCTTTAGGACTTTGGGCGTAAAATTGAATTTAGAGAGATTACAAGAGGCACCTTTACCGTGTATTTTGCATTGGAATAAAAATCATTATGTAGTTCTCTATAAAATCAGGAAAAATACTTATTACATTTCAGATCCGGGTTTTGGACTCATCGAATACAATAAAGAAGATTTTATTAAATTCTGGATTGGAAATAATGCCGATAATATGACGAAGGAAGGTGTCGCATTATTGATGGAAGCAGCACCTAAATTTTACCAGTCTGAATTTGATAAAGAAGAAAATAAAGGATTAGGTTTTAGATTGTTATCACAATATGTATTGCGTTATAGATCTTTTCTGACTCAGTTGAGTATTGGCTTGGTTGCGAGTAGTTTATTAATGCTTATTTCACCGTTTTTAACCCAGAGTATTGTTGATGTTGGTATACAGAATCAAAATCTTCATTTTATTTATTTAATACTTTTTGCTCAATTATTTCTTTTTGCAGGAAAAACTGGTTTAGAACTTATTAGAAGTTGGATATTATTGCATCTATCTACCCGAATCAATATCTCGCTCATTTCAGATTTCTTTATTAAACTAATGAATCTGCCAATTTCGTTTTTTGATATCCGAATGACAAGTGATATCATGCAGCGAATTAATGATCATCGGCGTATCGAGAAAATCCTGACGACATCATCTTTAAATGTCTTGTTTTCAATGATTAATATGGTCGTTTTGGGTGCTGTTCTGGCTTACTTTAACCTAAAGATATTCCTGGTGTTTTTTATAGGAAGTCTGCTGTATTTTGGATGGATCACTTTATTTTTAAAAAGAAGGGAAATTTTAGATTACAAACGTTTTGCCGAGGTCTCGCAAGAGCAAAGTAAGGTGATGGAATTGATAAACGGAATGCAGGAAATCAAACTTCATAATGCTGAAAAACAAAAACGCTGGGGTTGGGAATATGTACAGGCAAGACTTTTCAGGGTTTCAATAAAAGGCCTCATTTTAGAGCAAACCCAGACAACAGGCTCTTCATTTATTAATGAATTGAAAAATATTTTCATCATATTTCTTTCGGCTAAATTAGTTATCGACGGCTCAATTACACTCGGAATGATGCTGGCGATTAGTTCGATTGTTGGAAGTTTAAATGGGCCAATAACACAACTAATAGAATTTGTTCGGGAATTGCAGGATGCCAAAATATCATTGGCACGACTATCTGAAATTCATGAGAAAGAAGATGAAATACAACAAGAAGTGCATCAGACAAATGAAGTCCCGATTGATTGTGACATTACGTTAAAAAATGTTTCCTATCGTTATTTGGGATCAGATATTCCTGTTTTGGATGATTTGAATTTAATAATTCCGGCCAATAAAGTAACAGCAATTGTAGGTGTTAGCGGAAGCGGCAAAACAACGCTGATGAAATTGCTTCTTAAATTTTATGAACCTGAAAAAGGAGAAGTAAACATAGGAAATGCACAACTAAAAAATATTGCCCAAAAAGCCTGGCGGTCTAATATTGGCGCGGTGATGCAGGAAGGTTTTATTTTTAGTGATACGATTGCTCATAATATTGCTTTTGGAGTTGATAAAATAGATAAAGATCGTTTGGTATATGCGTCAGATGTCGCCAATATAAAAGAATATATTAGCGGGTTGCCATTGGGCTACAATACAAAAATTGGTGCAGAAGGAGTGGGAATGAGTACCGGACAAAAGCAACGTTTGCTTATTGCAAGGGCCGTTTATAAAAACCCGGAGATATTATTTTTTGATGAAGCAACTTCGGCCTTAGATGCTAATAATGAAAAAGCAATTATGCAAAAACTGGATATTTTTTTTAAAAATAAAACGGTTATCGTGATCGCACACCGACTAAGTACGGTAATGAATGCGGATCAGATAGTTGTTTTGGATAAAGGGAAAATTATCGAAATTGGAAATCATTCAGAGTTGGTAGAACAAAAAGGAAATTATTTTGAGTTGGTTAAAAATCAATTGCAATTAGGGAATTAA
- a CDS encoding tetratricopeptide repeat protein, producing the protein MKSIFYFLFFLILTTTFGQQKNAVIEDDYEILKEKIRLYYNADNDRALMYAEQMAKSSNYEHLAFANGVMSCLLQRKGEVEKSKEKYNKAFVYLAKIPDSKAKKSLTADIYNYGGLTEWIRGNFSAALEEFQKGIEISSQLGDIKQIIKFKANIALVNESVGNYQLSIKNSRELLEFINKNEGLFTDAELLNRKSNLYLALGSAYESYFVDKGKMEILDSLAYFYKKTIQYSEKFPYNTITAKLSLGNVFNWKGDYKNAEKTYLEVVSLAKQNGNSDLSAVYYNLGDINLTVKKYNKALSFYKKSDSISLLNDVNTLSYLKSNCYQARIYNILNMPELAHKHSRIYLDQLDEYESKLREERLKVNYKQGEENLTAEMLAIDKTYREDLFFKRLLSASYFIIFFGIIFLLIKNIRDKNRIRKKLIGLIAEPNAKA; encoded by the coding sequence ATGAAGTCAATTTTCTATTTTCTATTCTTTCTTATCCTGACTACTACATTTGGCCAGCAAAAAAATGCGGTAATTGAAGATGATTACGAAATATTGAAGGAAAAAATTCGATTATACTATAATGCAGATAATGATCGTGCCCTGATGTATGCCGAGCAAATGGCGAAATCCAGTAATTATGAACATTTGGCTTTTGCCAATGGAGTAATGTCTTGTTTGTTGCAAAGAAAAGGTGAAGTAGAAAAATCGAAGGAAAAATATAATAAAGCATTTGTTTATTTAGCGAAAATACCAGATTCTAAAGCTAAAAAAAGTCTTACGGCTGACATTTATAACTATGGAGGTTTAACAGAATGGATTAGAGGAAATTTTAGTGCCGCCTTAGAAGAATTTCAAAAAGGGATCGAAATTTCTTCACAACTAGGTGATATTAAGCAAATTATTAAATTCAAGGCGAATATCGCATTAGTGAATGAATCTGTTGGGAATTACCAATTATCAATTAAAAATTCAAGAGAGCTACTTGAATTTATTAATAAAAATGAAGGATTATTTACTGACGCCGAACTCTTAAATAGAAAAAGTAATTTATATCTTGCTCTGGGTAGTGCTTATGAAAGTTATTTTGTAGATAAGGGCAAAATGGAAATACTTGATTCTCTAGCGTATTTTTATAAAAAAACAATTCAGTACTCTGAAAAATTTCCTTACAATACAATCACTGCAAAATTAAGCTTAGGAAATGTTTTCAATTGGAAAGGAGATTATAAAAACGCAGAAAAAACCTATCTTGAAGTTGTATCGTTGGCAAAACAGAATGGAAACAGCGACTTGAGTGCTGTTTATTACAATTTAGGAGATATCAATCTTACAGTTAAAAAATATAATAAGGCATTGTCTTTTTATAAAAAAAGCGATTCAATTTCGCTTTTAAATGATGTAAATACACTAAGTTATTTGAAATCAAATTGTTATCAGGCAAGAATCTATAATATACTTAACATGCCTGAACTCGCTCACAAGCATTCCAGAATTTACTTGGATCAATTAGATGAGTATGAAAGCAAATTAAGAGAGGAAAGATTAAAAGTAAATTATAAACAGGGTGAAGAAAATCTCACTGCAGAAATGCTTGCTATAGATAAAACATATAGGGAAGATCTTTTTTTCAAAAGACTCCTTAGTGCTTCATATTTTATTATATTTTTCGGAATTATTTTTCTGTTGATAAAAAATATTAGAGATAAAAACAGAATACGTAAAAAATTAATTGGTTTAATTGCAGAACCTAATGCAAAAGCATAA
- a CDS encoding rSAM-modified peptide: MANQKLKFEDFETEKLSKNQQKMVRGGDGETDPENKKGTGLG; the protein is encoded by the coding sequence ATGGCAAATCAAAAATTAAAATTCGAAGATTTCGAGACAGAAAAATTATCTAAGAACCAACAAAAAATGGTTCGAGGGGGAGATGGAGAAACTGATCCGGAAAACAAAAAAGGAACCGGTCTAGGATAA
- a CDS encoding acyl-CoA dehydrogenase family protein, translating into MKPDLFQAPDYFNLDDLLTDEHKLVRESARAWVKREVSPIIEEYAQKAEFPKQIIKGLGEIGGFGPYIPVEYGGAGLDQISYGLIMQEIERGDSGVRSTSSVQSSLVMYPIWKYGNEEQRMKYLPKLATGEFMGCFGLTEPDHGSDPGSMITNFKDMGDHYLLNGAKMWISNAPFADIAVVWAKNEEGRIHGLIVERGMEGFTTPETHNKWSLRASSTGELIFDNVKVPKENLLPNKSGLGAPLGCLDSARYGIAWGAIGAAMDCYDTALRYAKERIQFGKPIGGTQLQQKKLAEMITEITKAQLLTWRLGVLRNEGKATTAQISMAKRNNVDMAIHIAREARQMLGGMGITGEYSIMRHMMNLESVITYEGTHDIHLLITGMDVTGISAFK; encoded by the coding sequence ATGAAACCAGACTTATTTCAGGCTCCAGATTATTTCAACCTTGACGATTTATTGACAGACGAACACAAATTAGTTCGTGAGTCTGCACGTGCATGGGTAAAAAGAGAAGTTTCTCCTATCATAGAAGAGTACGCTCAAAAAGCAGAATTTCCTAAACAAATTATAAAAGGACTTGGAGAAATTGGCGGCTTCGGACCTTATATCCCGGTTGAATATGGTGGCGCAGGATTAGACCAAATTTCATACGGTTTAATTATGCAGGAAATTGAACGCGGTGATTCTGGCGTACGATCGACTTCATCTGTTCAGTCTTCATTAGTAATGTATCCTATTTGGAAATACGGGAATGAAGAACAACGCATGAAATATTTACCAAAACTGGCAACCGGAGAATTCATGGGTTGTTTTGGTTTAACGGAACCAGATCATGGATCAGATCCCGGAAGCATGATCACCAATTTTAAAGATATGGGAGATCATTATCTTTTAAATGGTGCCAAAATGTGGATTTCAAATGCTCCTTTTGCAGATATTGCTGTCGTTTGGGCCAAAAATGAAGAAGGCAGAATTCATGGTTTAATCGTTGAACGTGGTATGGAAGGTTTTACAACTCCGGAAACGCATAATAAATGGTCCCTTCGTGCATCTTCAACCGGAGAATTAATTTTTGATAATGTAAAAGTTCCGAAGGAAAATCTTTTACCAAATAAATCCGGATTAGGAGCACCACTTGGTTGTTTAGATTCAGCGCGATACGGAATTGCATGGGGCGCAATTGGCGCAGCGATGGATTGTTATGATACTGCTTTACGCTATGCTAAAGAAAGAATTCAGTTTGGAAAACCAATTGGAGGAACGCAATTACAACAGAAAAAATTAGCCGAAATGATCACCGAAATTACCAAAGCCCAGTTATTAACCTGGCGTTTAGGTGTTTTAAGAAACGAAGGAAAAGCTACAACTGCTCAAATTTCGATGGCAAAACGTAATAATGTTGATATGGCGATTCATATTGCCAGAGAAGCCAGACAAATGTTAGGCGGAATGGGAATCACGGGAGAATATTCGATTATGCGACACATGATGAATCTTGAAAGTGTTATTACTTATGAAGGTACTCATGACATTCATTTATTAATTACCGGAATGGATGTAACTGGAATTTCGGCCTTTAAATAA